In Leptospira saintgironsiae, the DNA window AAACGGGAGATACTATCTTCTACTTGAGTTTGATCTCTAAAATTTAGGTCGGAGAAAAATCCTGCAAAAAGAATATCAAATAACTCTTGGATGAATTGTCCAGCGACCTGTCTACCTCCGTAACGATGAGGATCTTCATTCTGTTTTTTGAATATAGAATCTAAGAAGTTAAGGTAGGTATCTTCCAAGCCTGGTTCTATTTTGGATTTGCCGTTTGTTTCTTGGAGTCCCATGAATATTCTCCTAACAGATTTTTGATAAAAGTTGATCTGCTATAATAGATATATTCTGACTCTATTTCTTTAAAATCCAGAATTATTTTAATATATTAAATTTAATTCTGCTTTAATTGCATAATACTCTTATATTAGTTTAATAATGTGAGACGTTTGCTTAATATATTCATCTCTTTTGGATATTTTAATTCGTTTTATTGGAATTTTTGCGTGCTATGACGGAACTTCTTCAGAGACTTTTGTTATTCAGGGTTCTGGGGAGGAACATAAATGCAGAGAGGTTTTGTCCGAAGTAAGTATTCGGTTTTTATAATATTATTATTCGTTTTTGGTAGCGGAGAAGTTTTGGCGGTGGATGGATTATACTTCAACGCGATCAATTCCAGATATCTGGGTCTTGCTGGTGCGGGTTATGCACTCGGTGGTTCTCCAGTGGATGTTGCTTTGAATCCGGCGAACTTGTCCTTGGTCAAAGGTAAAAAATTGGAATTCGGTTTGGGTGCTTCTCTCATCCAAAACAGATATAGGGACAGATTCCAAGACCCAAATCCAGAACTTGTATATGAGAATGATAAGTCGACTAACGTGGTTGGCCCTGGTCCTTATATCGCTTTTAAACTACCGGTTACTGAAACTATCAATTACGGGGTTACATTCTATGTTCCGGGGGGAGCTTCCGGAGGAGTGGATAAGATCACAAGAAATACTCCAACTGGAGAATCGGTAAACCAATGGGCAGATGTCAATTTACCTGGGCCTCTTGGGAATTCAAAACAGATCAAAGAGTCTAATTCGAATACATTTGCAGTTTTCAAATTAGTAAATGGGCTCTCAGTCAAGTTTGGGAATTTATCTTTGGGTGGAAGTGTTGAACTTGCTTATGGAACCCAAAAATTAAATCAAAAATATTATGATGCTACTGGTAATATTGAGATCCCTGGCCAGGGTTATTATTATGAAAGTTCTAAAAATGCATTCGCTGTAGGCGGAATTTTAGGAGCTAATTATTCATTTTCAGATTCTTTCCGTATCGCATACGCGTACCAATCACATGTAGGAATTCCATTGAATGGTGGATATACTGTTGGAACAAACGATCCGAATTACTATCGTAAAACAGGGGTTTCTTATAACTTCGACCTTCCTGAAAAACATGTATTGGGTTTTGCGTTCGGACCTGAGAATCTAAAATTCGCATTAGACTTCGTATATACAAATTACGGTTCATATTTAAGAAAAGCAAACCAAACCTTAGAAGATCCATGGCTTCCAACTCCACTCGGAAAAACAGGTTCTGCAGATGCACATTTGAATTTCAGGGACCAATGGGCGGTCATTTTAGGAATTGAGTATAAGGCTTCTCCTTCTTGGATACTGAGGGGAGGATATTCTTATAATTCTCCATTAGTAAAAAGTAATGCTTTGGGTGGAACAACCGGTGGATTTTTCTCTCTTACGGATGTTGTTTCTGCAGGTTTCAGCTATTTATTCGATAGTTGGAGTTTAGATATAGCGGCAAGTTATAATATTCCAAGAAAAACGATAGAAGGTGGAAAGGGAACCGATTGGGATCTTTCTCATGCAGTAGGAAGTGTGGGTAACGCGAATTTAACAGGTTATTCTTATAATGCAAGAGCAGCAATTCCATCATTTAGTATTGGAGCTGTAAAATCTTTTGATTGATATGATAGGTCAATAGAGCCGGTTTTGCCGGCTTTTAAAGAAAGGTAAATTAGTTTAGGGCTTATTGATTCTTTCGAAAGAAGAATTTAAGTCCCTATAAGTTTTTCGACTTAGTAGACGAGATTTCTAAGCTGCTGGAATACAGAACCTGAGTGTGCTCTTATGTATAGAGCATAACTGGTGGTTACTAAACTCAAAACAAGTGGTAGAAATTTAAAAAACTTATTTTTCGCAAACGAGAACAGGATGAACGCAGGGAATACTCCTACGATTGGTATTAACGATCCTATAAATAGGAAAAGATAAAATACCCAAAAGGAGGCGATTTCTTCCTCTTCCGGTTTTCCTGCTCTATACTTGATTGGCTTCTGGGGCTGCGCTCGTGAATGAATCACGACGCCACCCGGTTGGGTCTTCATTCGGTACTTTTGGTCCGATCTCTGGCTTCTATTATCCATTCCTTAAGTGTAGATCTTTTTGGATCAAGGAGCAACCTGATTCGGCTTATTTCGAAAATAAATAGAATATTCCAAAAATCGAAATTTGACCGAATTAGAAGAAATCGAATGAAAACGGATATTTAATCCTTAAATAGAATTAAGAACCTTCTAAAGGATCGTAATTCCTTCAAAAACGTAAGTTTTCGTATTATCAAAAAGTTCTTCCTGTATTATAGATCTAGTTCTTTATGTTGGCATGTCAGAACTTCCATTAATTACAAATATTCACGAAGTGCCAGGAGGTAAAATTTTCCAGATCACTATGAATCGTCCTGAGGTTCACAATGCAGTGAATAAGGAGATGGCAGATCTTTTTCTAGAAGCTTGGAAAACTTTCCAAAGAGATCCAGAACTTACAGTAGCTGTTTTGCATGGGGCAGGAGATAAGGCATTTTGTTCCGGAGCAGATCTTTCCGGTTTGGATAAAATGGCGAATCTGTATCTAAATCAGGAAGAAAGAGAAGAATATGCTAAGAATGATCCTGGTCCCTTGGGAGGTTCACGGATTGTTCAGAAAAAACCAGTAATCACTGTGTCTCATGGTTATACATATGCTGGTGGTTTAGAATTATTTTGTCATGGACATATCCGTATTGCTGAACCACAGGCAATCTTCTCAGTTGCTTGTAGAAGATGGGGAGTTCCTCTCGTAGATGGAGGGACTGTGTATCTTCCAAGATTACTTGGATGGGGATCTGCATTACCATTGATACTCACTGGACAAAGGATCCGTGCGGAGAGGGCTTATCAACTAGGCTTAGTTTGGGAACTTGTAAAAAAGGGAAAAGGTTTAGAAAGAGCATTTTCTTATGCAACTCAACTTTGCAAGCAACCTAGAGATGCAATGTTTGCAGATCTAAACTCTGCTTTAGAAGGTTGGAATCTTCCTTTGCAACAAGCCTTAACTATAGAAGCCAGAAATACTTTTCCAGTAATGGAAAGCAAAAGCACCAAAGAAGGTGTAAAACGTTTCTTAGATGGGGACCGTTTTTGGTTTCGATAAAATAAAACCAGTTCAGAATATTCCCTATTTCCAAAATTGTATTGTTGGTTCCGAAGAATGATGATCTAATCCTAAAACCATTGCGGTTCCTTATGAATCAGATATTCTTAGAAAAAATTAACTGCCATAATATGGAGAATGTTTATGCGAACTAAAAAAAGGATTTTAGTTTTATTATTGGTCCTAGCTTCACTCGGTTTTGTAAATTGTAATACGTATAACGATCTATACGGAACCGGTGGAAATGATAAGAGTGATAAGAAAAATTGTAATGCTGCAGCTGCATTATATTTAACCTGCTCTAACGAAAACCCAGGATATGGAAACACTGCATGTTCTTCCCAATATCTATTAGCCGTTGCCGCTTGTGGTTATGGCGGGGGAAGTGGAGGAGGAGGCGGGGGAGGTTACTAAACCTTCTCCCCATATTCAAAAAGCGGATCAGCGATAGTTTGATCCGCGCTTTCATTTTATTTTTGTTCGGAAAGAATTTCTACATTCCATTCTTTTAAATTAGTTAATACATAATTCAAAAGTGTTTGCTGAGCCTTTTTGGAATCTTTAGTATCTATCTGAGGGCCGAACTTCATATGGATCTTTCTGTCTCTATAAAGACTGCCTAAATCTTTCCAGATCTTACCATTCTCCCAGAAATCAGTTTTGATAGCAAAAGGAACCACTGGAACTCCGGCTCTGGAAGCAAGTTTGACCGCGATTGAATTGAATTCAGCAGGATTAAAAGTTCTGGTCCTTGTGCTTTGAGGGAATACTACTATAGAAATTCCTTTTTTGAGAAGATTTGTACCTTCTTCCAATACCTTGACTAGGTCTTCTCTTGGATTGTCCCGTCCTACTGCGATAGGGTCTCTGCTTCTCATGATAGGGCCGAAATAACCCTTTATTAAACTTTCTTTAACTACATAGGTAAGTCTTCTATGAGGAACTAAAAAATAGGAGAATACGAAAGTTTCGAGAACACTCATGTGGTTTCCCGCAAAAACCACTGGCCCTTTAGGAGAGACTACATTTTCTAAATTTTCTATTTGGAATTTTCCTTGGCAACCTTCGATCAATTCCAAGATCCCACCTGATAATTCTATCCAACGAGGATCGAAAAATTTTCCCTTTAGAACATTCTGCCTAGCGATTATAATTTGGCGGAAATATCCGTATAAGAATGTAAGATCGGAACCGAATAAGATCCTATCTAAAAGCCATCTTTTGCGATCAGGAGGAGTGATATATCTAAGGCTCACTCCTTCTCTTAGTTCGATCCTTTGTCCCAGTTCTTCCTTGGTTAAGTCGTAGATCCCTGTTTTCAGCGACGAATCAGGGATTTTGACTATAGGTGTTGTGATCTTATCATGAATGGATTCTGTTAAACTCACTCTAGGTTCCTTTTAGAAGCGAAAGAATGACGAACATATTAATTTTCCCCGAATTCTTTTCCAGCTAATAAAAGGTTTTTTTAAGATCTATTGTGCAGAGCACCGGGACAAAAATTTTTGGAAGAAGGTCACCTATGTACTTCCAAAAACGGTTTTTCTGCTTTTCGTTTCTGTTCGAAATCCAGGATCTCTTTTGCATTTTTCAGAGTGATATCAATATCATCCAAACCTTCTCGGATCCGATTTACAGAAGCAGAATCCAAATGAAAGAAGAAGGTTTTATCTCCCGCTTGCACTTCCAAATTTTCCAAATTGATCCGAATTTGTGATCCAGGATTTTTAGAAACCCATTCATTTAGAAAAGATATTTCCTCTTCTTTCAAACGAACTA includes these proteins:
- a CDS encoding lysophospholipid acyltransferase family protein, whose translation is MSLTESIHDKITTPIVKIPDSSLKTGIYDLTKEELGQRIELREGVSLRYITPPDRKRWLLDRILFGSDLTFLYGYFRQIIIARQNVLKGKFFDPRWIELSGGILELIEGCQGKFQIENLENVVSPKGPVVFAGNHMSVLETFVFSYFLVPHRRLTYVVKESLIKGYFGPIMRSRDPIAVGRDNPREDLVKVLEEGTNLLKKGISIVVFPQSTRTRTFNPAEFNSIAVKLASRAGVPVVPFAIKTDFWENGKIWKDLGSLYRDRKIHMKFGPQIDTKDSKKAQQTLLNYVLTNLKEWNVEILSEQK
- a CDS encoding OmpP1/FadL family transporter; protein product: MQRGFVRSKYSVFIILLFVFGSGEVLAVDGLYFNAINSRYLGLAGAGYALGGSPVDVALNPANLSLVKGKKLEFGLGASLIQNRYRDRFQDPNPELVYENDKSTNVVGPGPYIAFKLPVTETINYGVTFYVPGGASGGVDKITRNTPTGESVNQWADVNLPGPLGNSKQIKESNSNTFAVFKLVNGLSVKFGNLSLGGSVELAYGTQKLNQKYYDATGNIEIPGQGYYYESSKNAFAVGGILGANYSFSDSFRIAYAYQSHVGIPLNGGYTVGTNDPNYYRKTGVSYNFDLPEKHVLGFAFGPENLKFALDFVYTNYGSYLRKANQTLEDPWLPTPLGKTGSADAHLNFRDQWAVILGIEYKASPSWILRGGYSYNSPLVKSNALGGTTGGFFSLTDVVSAGFSYLFDSWSLDIAASYNIPRKTIEGGKGTDWDLSHAVGSVGNANLTGYSYNARAAIPSFSIGAVKSFD
- a CDS encoding enoyl-CoA hydratase-related protein, yielding MSELPLITNIHEVPGGKIFQITMNRPEVHNAVNKEMADLFLEAWKTFQRDPELTVAVLHGAGDKAFCSGADLSGLDKMANLYLNQEEREEYAKNDPGPLGGSRIVQKKPVITVSHGYTYAGGLELFCHGHIRIAEPQAIFSVACRRWGVPLVDGGTVYLPRLLGWGSALPLILTGQRIRAERAYQLGLVWELVKKGKGLERAFSYATQLCKQPRDAMFADLNSALEGWNLPLQQALTIEARNTFPVMESKSTKEGVKRFLDGDRFWFR